In the Micromonospora narathiwatensis genome, one interval contains:
- a CDS encoding glycosyltransferase family 87 protein: protein MAQGARRTTGQVVAVVLLAVAVAAFLSVAAERHGFFDLRVYYGALNWWVHDGGEIYDFLKAGTQYGFTYPPFAALVMLPMAYLSWHAAITVSVIATVLASTVVIWWLVDPIARRCGWTRWFALAVALCLAAAYEPMRETVNFGQVNMLLLFLVAADLLRLLPARSRWAGLGIGLATAIKLTPGIFIIYLLVTGRWRAAFTAMGVAAGATVLAGALFPDASREFWTSALWNTDRVGELAFISNQSLRGMLARLDPAHPSTVAWLGLVLATLAVWVWRSRAAAGVGDEVTGLALTGVTMCLISPVTWVHHLVWLLPALILLVDNGMAAPARGRRRALLLAAATIGYGFLSSRIVWSWDENFGGIGGFLGSNTYVWISLALLLGLPIRRPATPTRGTPVQRSGSAVETGGVPQLPQPHRVAPTGERHRIAGLLAVR, encoded by the coding sequence GTGGCGCAGGGTGCCAGGCGGACGACCGGGCAGGTCGTCGCCGTCGTGCTGCTCGCCGTCGCGGTGGCCGCCTTCCTGTCGGTCGCGGCCGAGCGGCACGGCTTCTTCGACCTCAGGGTCTACTACGGCGCGCTGAACTGGTGGGTGCACGACGGCGGGGAGATCTACGACTTCCTCAAGGCCGGCACCCAGTACGGCTTCACCTATCCGCCGTTCGCCGCGCTGGTCATGCTGCCCATGGCGTACCTGTCGTGGCACGCGGCGATCACCGTGAGCGTGATCGCCACCGTGCTGGCCAGCACCGTGGTCATCTGGTGGCTGGTCGACCCGATCGCCCGCCGCTGCGGCTGGACCCGCTGGTTCGCCCTCGCCGTGGCGCTCTGCCTGGCCGCCGCGTACGAGCCGATGCGCGAGACGGTCAACTTCGGCCAGGTCAACATGCTGCTGCTGTTCCTGGTGGCGGCGGACCTGCTGCGGCTGCTGCCGGCGCGCAGCCGGTGGGCCGGGCTGGGCATCGGGCTGGCCACCGCGATCAAGCTGACTCCGGGCATCTTCATCATCTACCTGCTGGTCACCGGGCGCTGGCGGGCCGCGTTCACCGCGATGGGCGTGGCGGCCGGGGCCACCGTGCTCGCCGGTGCGCTCTTCCCCGACGCCTCCCGCGAGTTCTGGACCTCGGCGCTGTGGAACACCGACCGGGTGGGTGAGCTGGCGTTCATCTCCAACCAGTCGTTGCGCGGGATGCTCGCCCGGCTGGACCCGGCGCACCCGAGCACGGTCGCCTGGCTGGGGCTGGTGCTCGCCACCCTGGCCGTCTGGGTGTGGCGCTCCCGCGCCGCGGCGGGCGTCGGCGACGAGGTCACCGGCCTGGCCCTGACCGGCGTCACCATGTGCCTGATCAGCCCGGTGACCTGGGTGCACCACCTGGTCTGGCTGCTGCCCGCGCTGATCCTGCTGGTCGACAACGGCATGGCGGCCCCCGCGCGCGGCCGTCGGCGGGCGCTCCTGCTGGCCGCCGCGACCATCGGGTACGGGTTCCTGAGCAGCCGGATCGTCTGGTCGTGGGACGAGAACTTCGGCGGGATCGGCGGGTTCCTGGGCAGCAACACGTACGTCTGGATCAGCCTGGCGCTGCTGCTCGGCCTGCCGATCCGCCGCCCGGCCACGCCGACCCGTGGCACACCCGTCCAGCGGAGCGGGTCAGCCGTCGAGACGGGCGGTGTACCGCAGCTCCCGCAGCCGCACCGGGTCGCGCCCACCGGAGAGCGGCACCGGATAGCTGGACTCCTCGCCGTCCGGTGA
- a CDS encoding GNAT family N-acetyltransferase: MPTIRREEPDDAEAIARVHVRGWQAGYAGIMPDEVLCRLNPAAWAQRRRDLGTADPEHPFATLLAEADGVVTGFATFGPYRNNQDRGDLDDRYGEIVAVYVEPAFWGTGTGRELFAAARAGLAERGWTEYRLWVLAENARARRFYERAGLSPDGEESSYPVPLSGGRDPVRLRELRYTARLDG; encoded by the coding sequence GTGCCCACCATCCGCCGGGAGGAGCCGGACGACGCCGAGGCGATCGCCCGGGTGCACGTACGCGGCTGGCAGGCCGGGTACGCCGGGATCATGCCGGACGAGGTGTTGTGCCGGCTGAACCCGGCCGCCTGGGCGCAGCGCCGCCGGGACCTCGGCACCGCCGACCCGGAGCACCCGTTCGCCACCCTGCTCGCCGAGGCCGACGGGGTGGTCACCGGGTTCGCCACCTTCGGGCCGTACCGGAACAACCAGGACCGCGGCGACCTCGACGACCGGTACGGCGAGATCGTGGCGGTGTACGTCGAGCCGGCGTTCTGGGGCACCGGCACCGGCCGGGAGCTGTTCGCGGCGGCCCGGGCCGGCCTGGCCGAACGGGGCTGGACGGAGTACCGGCTCTGGGTGCTCGCCGAGAACGCCCGGGCCCGCCGCTTCTACGAGCGGGCCGGGCTGTCACCGGACGGCGAGGAGTCCAGCTATCCGGTGCCGCTCTCCGGTGGGCGCGACCCGGTGCGGCTGCGGGAGCTGCGGTACACCGCCCGTCTCGACGGCTGA
- a CDS encoding winged helix-turn-helix domain-containing protein: protein MVAPESLSLAQARRVALAAQGFADPTPAGVPTRRHLRRVLDRVGLIQMDSVNVLQRAHYLPLYSRLGPYPTALLDTAAYRRPRDLFEYWGHEASLVPVELQPALRWRMARARDEAWGGMRRIVQEQPELVAWVRDEVAARGPLTAAEIEHDAPRETGNWGWNWSTVKRALEFLFWAGEVTAAERTTSFARRYDLPERVLPAAVLDAPTPSDADAHRTLVAVAARALGVAAEPELRDYFRLPVAGARRAIAELVEAGELTPVEVQGWRQPAYLHAQARLPRWVRGNTLVSPFDPLVWERARAERLFGFTYRIEIYVPAPQRVYGYYVLPFRQGERFTARVDLKADRKAGVLLVPAAWVEPGADRGETAVALAAELYRLAGWLGLDAVAPPVAGDLALPLAAALTSLAGVR, encoded by the coding sequence ATGGTCGCACCGGAATCGCTCTCGCTCGCCCAGGCCCGCCGGGTGGCCCTGGCCGCCCAGGGCTTCGCCGACCCGACGCCCGCCGGGGTGCCCACCCGCCGGCACCTGCGCCGGGTGCTGGACCGGGTCGGGTTGATCCAGATGGACTCGGTCAACGTCCTGCAACGGGCCCACTACCTGCCGCTCTACAGCCGGCTCGGGCCCTACCCGACCGCGCTGCTCGACACCGCCGCCTACCGCCGCCCCCGGGACCTGTTCGAATACTGGGGGCACGAGGCGTCGCTGGTCCCGGTCGAGCTGCAACCGGCGCTGCGCTGGCGGATGGCCCGGGCCCGCGACGAGGCGTGGGGCGGGATGCGCCGGATCGTTCAGGAGCAGCCCGAGCTGGTCGCCTGGGTCCGCGACGAGGTGGCGGCCCGGGGGCCGCTCACCGCGGCCGAGATCGAGCACGACGCGCCCCGGGAGACCGGCAACTGGGGCTGGAACTGGTCGACGGTCAAGCGGGCGCTGGAGTTCCTGTTCTGGGCCGGCGAGGTGACGGCCGCCGAACGCACCACCTCCTTCGCCCGCCGCTACGACCTGCCCGAGCGGGTGCTGCCGGCCGCGGTGCTCGACGCCCCCACCCCGAGCGACGCCGACGCCCACCGCACGCTGGTGGCGGTCGCCGCGCGGGCGCTCGGCGTGGCGGCCGAGCCGGAGCTGCGCGACTACTTCCGGTTGCCGGTGGCCGGGGCGCGGCGGGCGATCGCCGAGCTGGTCGAGGCGGGGGAGCTGACCCCGGTCGAGGTGCAGGGCTGGCGGCAGCCGGCCTACCTGCACGCGCAGGCCCGGTTGCCCCGCTGGGTCCGCGGCAACACGCTGGTCAGCCCGTTCGACCCGCTGGTCTGGGAGCGGGCCCGCGCCGAGCGGCTCTTCGGCTTCACCTACCGCATCGAGATCTACGTGCCCGCCCCGCAGCGGGTGTACGGCTACTACGTGCTGCCGTTCCGCCAGGGCGAGCGGTTCACCGCCCGGGTCGACCTGAAGGCCGACCGGAAGGCCGGGGTGCTGCTGGTGCCGGCCGCCTGGGTGGAGCCCGGCGCCGACCGGGGAGAGACCGCGGTGGCGCTCGCCGCCGAGCTCTACCGGCTCGCCGGCTGGCTCGGCCTGGACGCGGTCGCCCCGCCGGTCGCCGGCGATCTGGCGCTCCCGCTGGCCGCCGCGCTGACGAGCCTGGCGGGTGTACGGTGA
- a CDS encoding DUF2752 domain-containing protein: protein MTSVDRPAAAPDPQAAPVPPTGPPVAAPHADGAPADPGSAIWPAGVAYQPVEPDRFTRFVLRLHARAPRWAVPLAAAGCVGLGMAYALLSNPTHSDPDAPPTCVLKLLTGLDCPGCGGTRALWYVLHADLPAAARHHFLFVFSLPFLAYLFVSWAGNQAFGWRLPELRLSPKVLGGFLAAWLAFSVVRNLPWAPFTSLYV from the coding sequence GTGACGAGCGTTGACCGGCCGGCCGCCGCGCCCGACCCGCAGGCGGCCCCCGTTCCGCCCACCGGCCCGCCCGTGGCCGCGCCGCACGCCGACGGCGCGCCGGCCGATCCCGGGTCGGCGATCTGGCCCGCCGGGGTGGCCTACCAGCCCGTCGAGCCGGACCGGTTCACCCGCTTCGTGCTACGGCTGCACGCCCGCGCCCCGCGCTGGGCGGTGCCCCTCGCCGCCGCGGGCTGCGTCGGCCTCGGCATGGCGTACGCGCTGCTGAGCAACCCCACCCACAGCGACCCGGACGCCCCGCCGACGTGCGTGCTCAAGCTCCTCACCGGGCTGGACTGTCCGGGCTGCGGTGGCACCCGCGCCCTGTGGTACGTGCTGCACGCCGACCTGCCGGCCGCCGCCCGGCACCACTTCCTCTTCGTTTTCTCGCTGCCCTTCCTGGCCTACCTCTTCGTCAGTTGGGCCGGGAACCAGGCGTTCGGCTGGCGGCTGCCGGAGCTGCGGCTCAGCCCGAAGGTGCTCGGCGGCTTCCTCGCCGCGTGGCTCGCCTTCTCGGTGGTGCGCAACCTGCCCTGGGCCCCGTTCACCTCGCTGTACGTCTGA